One Cyprinus carpio isolate SPL01 chromosome A16, ASM1834038v1, whole genome shotgun sequence genomic region harbors:
- the LOC109061591 gene encoding LOW QUALITY PROTEIN: protein Jumonji-like (The sequence of the model RefSeq protein was modified relative to this genomic sequence to represent the inferred CDS: inserted 1 base in 1 codon), which produces MSRERPKRNIIQKKFDDNDGIPWSEERVVRRVLYLSLKEFKTAKKNKVENGTGIVNGSFANGHLNGSGAKAGLFAGSCKSDRTQHAVQSKDYSHEYSTEGPVRKRPRLQAQRKFAQSHPCSPSATPLKMLEAMPPSXAMLNHLTRRKPKTEDFLTFLCLRGSAALPSNMTYFGSAKDDEDLDEEEDEEEDSASNATASCQSTPRKSKGPNKCIANGHVFNGQTRTAEESESSLRARGRDGVHGKEKNTVASAKTSTTHNLRPNRAVQGQNQQLSKMNGTSGASAVSSRKTRELRTPPTKAVKYPKGHVTYTKARLLKEAKLSLSTHTHHTHTHPQHSNSGKAQISHAKMQKQVLSPATAGRLCGTDTFPPRRNGLRQSKRQLELAGVSLTGAEVEVKRVKLQVVPLETRCRKAAQETPVRSQVAGSQRPKRTSAGKLMFTKQMHCKAKNSPTTSTRDILKPANSPKISDTPKTSNSLKQGNPSYTTEPLIQAEPKDRGRRGVEVTDVPVFHPSTREFHDPLTYMEFMQGRAEAYGLYRVVPPVDWRPECKLKEEMRFVSYVQHVHKLGRRWGPNVQQLACIRRHLRTQGINMEEPPLIGGCELDLARFFQILNEMGGMQQVTDLKSWGHLADLLGIPRSAQDRLAKLQEAYCQYLLSYDSLSPAQRAQLEKEVLAEKEALERRSGPLEGQGDISQHAALLLPRSEPKNGLVNGALHRSGAREHLRELDPMAKTTRQRRLEKRGEEEGVINEHHKCIYRGKSFSLTTFYRAARNTMNMCFSKEPDTAEVERKYWRLVEEKECHVAVHCGRVDTKTHGSGFPVGKSEPFSKHGWNLTVLSNNSGSILRHLGAVPGVTIPWLNIGMVFSTSCWCRDQNSLPYIDYLHTGADCIWYCIPAEEKSKLDKVVHTLLQANGTPGLEMLERNIMISPEVLRRKGVKVYRTVQQSGQFMVCFPGTFVSKVCCGYSVSETVHFASPQWMRLGYEAAKDLKQRRIEEPFSTEKLLYQITTCERDNKQLMNAVSSLIKDLRDAEISQRRDLFKAGLRLSARYGTHCESQADKKKQQRSRFTEDTADRRCQVCQHLCYLSMVVHESDNVVFCLECAFRYIQKRRSPRGLKMMFRYTEEQINSLVNRVCGRALENGGVKQKAVGPSKTPAKRSPRNKSSALVPLSCSRS; this is translated from the exons ATGAGTAGGGAAAGGCCGAAGAGAAATATCATTCAAAAGAAATTT GATGACAACGATGGGATCCCATGGTCGGAAGAGAGAGTGGTCCGCCGGGTGCTCTACCTCTCACTTAAAGAGTTTAAGACGGCTAAGAAGAACAAAGTGGAGAATGGCACTGGAATAGTTAATG GCTCCTTTGCAAATGGCCATTTAAATGGTTCGGGAGCTAAAGCTGGGCTGTTCGCTGGAAGCTGTAAGTCAGACCGGACACAACATGCAGTTCAGAGCAAAGACTACAGCCATGAGTACTCAACAGAGGGACCTGTCAGAAAGAG GCCAAGACTGCAGGCTCAGAGGAAGTTTGCTCAGTCTCATCCCTGTTCTCCCAGTGCCACCCCGCTGAAAATGCTGGAGGCCATGCCCCCAA CAGCCATGCTCAACCATCTCACAAGACGCAAACCCAAAACCGAAGACTTCCTTACCTTCCTCTGCCTAAGAG GCTCTGCTGCGTTGCCCAGCAACATGACATACTTTGGTAGTGCTAAAGATGATGAAGATTtagatgaggaagaggatgaggaagaagaCAGTGCTAGCAATGCCACTGCTTCCTGCCAGTCCACTCCACGGAAGAGCAAAGGACCCAACAAATGCATCGCCAACGGTCATG TATTTAATGGACAGACACGAACTGCTGAGGAAAGCGAGAGCAGTTTAAGGGCCAGAGGGAGAGACGGGGTCCATGGAAAGGAGAAGAACACTGTAGCATCAGCTAAGACCTCCACTACACACAATCTAAGACCCAACAGGGCTGTACAAGGACAAAACCAACAG CTCTCCAAAATGAATGGAACATCGGGAGCATCCGCTGTCAGTTCTAGGAAGACGAGAGAACTCCGCACTCCACCGACCAAAGCTGTGAAATACCCCAAGGGCCACGTGACTTACACCAAAGCCAGACTGCTCAAAGAAGCCAAGCTTAGCCtgagcacacatacacaccacacccacacacaccctcaGCACTCCAACTCAGGAAAAGCCCAAATCAGCCACGCCAAGATGCAAAAACAGGTGCTATCACCAGCAACTGCTGGGAGGCTGTGTGGGACGGACACTTTCCCACCCAGACGAAACGGACTGAGACAGTCAAAGAGGCAGTTGGAGTTAGCCGGGGTTAGTCTGACCGGAGCAGAGGTCGAGGTTAAGAGGGTCAAACTACAAGTGGTTCCCTTGGAGACGCGGTGTAGGAAAGCAGCTCAGGAGACGCCAGTGAGATCGCAAGTGGCAGGATCGCAACGGCCCAAACGGACCTCGGCGGGAAAGCTCATGTTCACCAAACAGATGCACTGTAAAGCCAAGAACAGCCCCACTACCTCAACACGAGACATTTTAAAACCAGCCAACTCCCCCAAAATATCAGATACCCCCAAAACAAGCAATTCACTAAAACAAGGCAATCCTTCTTATACCACTGAGCCCCTCATCCAAGCTGAGCCTAAAGATCGAGGCCGGCGCGGCGTGGAGGTCACGGATGTTCCTGTTTTCCATCCCAGCACACGCGAGTTCCATGACCCACTGACTTATATGGAGTTTATGCAGGGGCGAGCGGAGGCGTATGGGTTGTACCGGGTTGTTCCACCGGTGGATTGGCGTCCCGAGTGTAAGCTTAAAGAGGAGATGCGCTTCGTCTCGTATGTGCAGCATGTGCACAAGCTGGGCAGACGCTGGGGCCCGAATGTACAGCAACTGGCCTGCATCAGGAGACACCTGCGAACACAAGGCATTAATATGGAAGAGCCTCCACTTATAG GTGGCTGTGAGCTGGACCTGGCCAGATTCTTCCAGATCCTCAATGAAATGGGGGGAATGCAGCAGGTGACAGACCTGAAGTCGTGGGGCCATCTCGCAGATCTGCTGGGCATCCCGCGCTCGGCTCAGGATCGGCTGGCCAAGCTCCAGGAGGCGTACTGCCAATACCTGCTCTCCTATGACTCCCTGTCCCCAGCCCAAAGGGCCCAGCTGGAGAAGGAAGTGCTGGCAGAGAAAGAGGCCCTGGAGAGAAGAAGTGGGCCCCTAGAGGGCCAGGGAGACATATCCCAGCATGCCGCTCTGCTGCTTCCACGCTCCGAGCCCAAAAATGGGCTGGTGAACGGAGCGTTGCACCGAAGCGGAGCACGTGAGCACCTCAGAGAGCTGGACCCCATGGCAAAGACCACCCGGCAGAGAAGActagagaagagaggagaggaagaaggggtgataaatgaacatcacaagTGCATATACAGg GGAAAGTCGTTCTCTCTGACGACATTCTACAGGGCAGCCAGGAATACTATGAACATGTGCTTCAGCAAAGAGCCAGACACTGCTGAAGTTGAG AGGAAGTACTGGAGACTGGTTGAGGAAAAGGAATGTCATGTTGCTGTGCACTGTGGGAGGGTTGATACAAAGACTCATGGGAGTGGATTTCCTGTGGGCAAGTCTGAGCCATTTTCAAA GCATGGATGGAATCTTACTGTCCTTTCTAATAACTCAGGATCCATCTTACGTCATCTTGGTGCTGTGCCAg gAGTGACCATCCCCTGGCTGAACATAGGCATGGTCTTTTCTACCTCATGCTGGTGTCGGGACCAGAACAGCCTTCCATATATCGATTATCTACACACTGGTGCTGACTGCATTTG GTACTGTATTCCAGCTGAAGAGAAATCAAAACTTGACAAAGTCGTACACACACTGCTACAGGCTAACGGCACTCCAGGACTGGAGATGCTAGAGAGGAACATTATG ATTTCTCCAGAGGTGCTCCGTCGAAAAGGGGTGAAAGTGTACCGGACAGTGCAACAGAGTGGTCAGTTCATGGTATGTTTCCCAGGGACCTTTGTGTCTAAGGTGTGTTGTGGCTACAGTGTCTCAGAGACAGTGCACTTCGCCAGCCCCCAGTGGATGAGACTGGGCTACGAGGCAGCTAAG GACCTTAAACAGCGTCGTATAGAGGAGCCTTTCTCCACCGAGAAACTGCTCTACCAGATCACTACATGTGAGCGGGACAACAAGCAGCTCATGAATGCAGTCTCCAGTCTCATCAAAGATCTCAG GGATGCAGAGATTAGTCAGCGCAGGGATCTGTTCAAGGCCGGGCTCCGTCTGTCTGCGCGCTACGGCACGCACTGCGAGTCTCAAGCAGACAAGAAGAAGCAGCAGCGCTCGAGATTCACAGAAGACACGGCTGACAGGCGCTGCCAAGTGTGTCAGCATCTGTGTTACCTCTCCATG GTTGTTCACGAGAGTGACAATGTAGTTTTCTGTCTGGAATGTGCTTTTCGATACATCCAGAAGCGCAGGTCCCCCCGTGGCCTCAAGATGATGTTTCGTTACACTGAG GAGCAGATCAACAGTCTGGTAAATCGAGTGTGTGGCAGAGCATTGGAGAACGGTGGAGTGAAGCAGAAAGCTGTTGGCCCCAGCAAGACACCAGCAAAACGAAGCCCCAGAAACAAGAGCTCTGCCCTGGTCCCCCTCTCCTGCAGCCGCTCCtaa